In Gallus gallus isolate bGalGal1 chromosome Z, bGalGal1.mat.broiler.GRCg7b, whole genome shotgun sequence, one DNA window encodes the following:
- the RNF165 gene encoding E3 ubiquitin-protein ligase RNF165 codes for MVLVHVGYLVLPVFGSVRNRGAPFQRSQHPHATSCRHFHLGPQPQLSADFTLPHAVQPQPGLTPHMAPAHQHSGPLHQSLAPVPALPFQDVAGPSFLPQALHQQYLLQQQLLEAQHRRLMPHPRRAQERMSVQPHRLHPSFDFSHQLQTPQPMAPQPRYLAEGTDWDLSVDAGLTHAQFQVRPVPQPYQHYLATPRMHHFPRSTSSTQMVVHEIRNYPYPQLQLLALQGLNPSRHTSAVRESYEELLQLEDRLGSVSRGAVQNTIERFTFPHKYKKRRPQEGKAEQEDGEESDTDEKCTICLSMLEDGEDVRRLPCMHLFHQVCVDQWLATSKKCPICRVDIETQLGSDS; via the exons GTGCTCCATTTCAAAGGTCTCAGCATCCCCATGCTACCTCCTGCCGACACTTCCACCTGGGTCCCCAGCCTCAGCTCTCCGCCGACTTCACCCTGCCTCACGCAGTGCAGCCCCAGCCAGGGCTGACCCCACACATGGCCCCCGCACACCAGCATAGCGGTCCCCTGCACCAATCCCTTGCCCCAGTGCCAGCCCTGCCCTTCCAAGATGTGGCCGGACCATCCTTCCTACCTCAGGCGCTACACCAGCAAtacctcctccagcagcagctccttgagGCCCAGCACCGCCGGCTCATGCCCCATCCCAG GCGGGCTCAGGAGCGCATGTCCGTTCAGCCTCACCGTCTGCACCCCAGCTTTGACTTCAGCCACCAACTGCAAACCCCACAGCCCATGGCACCCCAGCCCAGGTACTTGGCAGAAGGCACAGACTG GGACCTCAGTGTCGATGCAGGACTGACTCACGCCCAGTTCCAGGTCCGCCCGGTCCCCCAGCCCTATCAGCATTACTTAGCTACACCTCGGATGCATCACTTCCCCAGAAGCACATCCTCAACACAGATG GTTGTTCATGAAATCAGAAATTACCCTTATCCTCAGCTCCAGCTACTTGCTCTTCAGGGACTGAACCCAAGCAGGCACACATCAGCTGTGCGGGAGAGCTATGAA gagctgctgcagctggaggacaGGCTGGGCAGTGTGAGCCGGGGGGCTGTCCAGAACACCATTGAGAGATTCACCTTCCCCCACAAGTACAAGAAG AGAAGACCACAGGAGGGTAAAGCTGAGCAAGAGGATGGAGAGGAGTCAGACACTGATGAGAAATGCACAATCTGTCTGTCCATGCTTGAAGATGGAGAAGATGTCAG GAGGTTACCCTGCATGCATCTCTTCCATCAAGTATGCGTGGACCAGTGGCTGGCCACCAGCAAGAAGTGCCCGATCTGCAGGGTGGACATTGAAACACAGCTCGGCTCGGACAGCTGA